AGGTGAACTGTATATTGGTGTTCGGAATGATCCGAGAGAAATTGTCGGACTTCCGGAGGAAGAGCTTGTGAAAATTGAGGAGCAGATCAGCAATATTATATTTGATCGGTGTTATCCGGCAATTTTACCGGATATCACTTTTCTGACAGAAGATGACAAGCATATTATACGGGTAACGGTGTATCGTGGTAGTGCGTTGCCTTATTATCGGAAAGACAAGGGAAAGCTGAAAGGAACTTATATTCGGGTTGGTTCATCTAATCGATTGGCAGATGAGGAAATCATAGCGGAATTGGAGCGCAGGAAACGAAACATATCATTCGATAGTGAACTGGTAATGGATAAGCCTGCAAGAGAGTTAAACATTGAGAATTTCAAGCAGGAATATCAGGATAAAACCGGAGAGGCTCTGGACACGCAAGCCCTTCGTAAGTTGGAACTTGTCAAAAAGGTGAATGGAACGGAATACCCGACGAATGCTTTGGTCTTATTCTCTGATGATGAGCTTCGTCGTTCACTGTTTCCTTTTGTCAAGGTGGAATGTGCAAGATTCAAAGGAGTTACTTCGGAAGAATTTATTGATCAGAAAAGCATTTTGACCAATATCGCTACACAAGCGGAGGAAGCCTATAATTTTGTGTTGCGCCATATAAACAAAGGTGCTGTTGTGGAGGGGATTTATACCGTTTCCCGTTGGGAATATCCGGTAAAAGCGATAAGAGAAACCATCCGGAATGCCGTGGTTCATAGGGATCTATCCCTTTCCGGAAAAGATATTAAAGTGGCTATTTATGACGATATGGTCGAAATAACAAGTCCGGGGCTTTTACCTCCTTCGATTGATTATGCTGCCATGGAGAGTAGGCAGAGTGATGCCCGCAACAAAGTTATCGCACCTGTTTTCAAACGAATGGGAATTATTGATCAATGGGGGAATGGATTGAAGCTTATAGCCGATGAATTGAAAGAATATCCTCAAATCGAATTTCGCTGGAAAGAAACGGGATTATCTTTTCAGGTGCAGTTTGTGAAACTGAATTATATTTCAGAGCAAGAGCAGCAAGAATTAGGGCAAGAGTTGCAGGGGGAGTTGCAGCAGGAGTTACAGCAGGAGTTACAGCAGGAGTTGCAGCAGGAGTTATATAACCCTACATTATATTCTGAAGTACTATTCAAAATAGTAGATGCGCCTCTTTCTCGAAAAGAAATTTCGGAAGCTCTTGGTCAGAAACAAGTTTCAGGCCAATTATATAAGATATTAGCTAAGTTGACAAAAGATAAACTCATAGAGAATACTATTCCGGGAAATAAAAATCATCCGAAACAAAAACTTCGTATAACCAAACGGGGCATCATCTTTTTAGAGTTATTGAAAAAGTGAATTTTATGAATAAGAAAGAGGAACTACAAAAATACGTTGAAAAACGGATACGGGAAACAGGTATCGGCACTCCAACTATCGAACAACTCAACGGATTTCTTGCCGAATGGATGCAAATTGAAAATAGTCGCCCGATAGCACATTTCGATGGTTATTCTCCTACTCAAATGCAACAGATCATGCATAATCTGTTTGGAGAGAACTGCCCTGTTCAATTGGCAAATTTTGTCGATGAAGATTGTAATTCCGTGCCGTTATTCCGGCAGATAAAAGAATTACTGGAAATTATCGAAAAGGAAGAAAATCTTAAGTTAACCCAAACGGGGAACCTTCCACCACGTATCGTGAAGGAAGTGTATTCCGCGGGAGCCCCTGAACCTCATATCCAGAGTGGTATCGTTAAATTGCGTACGGAGAAAGATTCTGTCTCTGTCCAAATGGCAAGAATAGCTGTAGAATTGATGGGGGCAGTAAAGAAACGTAACAATACTCTTTCTTTGACAAAGAAAGGAAAGGAATTCATGAAGGATAACCGCAAGTTGTTGTCGGGCTTATTAATCGTGATGTTTACAAAATATAATCCCGCCTATTTCGATTTCTATTCGTCTGAAAATATCGGATATGTAGGTCTCGGTTTTAATCTTGTGCTATTGCATAAATACGGGAAGAAAGACCAAAAAGATACATTCTATTCCGATAAATATTTTAAAGCATTCCCCTTATTGCTTGGCGAAGTTACAGAGGGATATAGCTCACAAGAGGAAGTGGCTACATATTGCTATTCATATAGGATATTCGACGTGTTGTTTTATCATCTTGGACTTGTTACCATAGATGAAAGGAATAGATACAGTCCAAATCATGCCAAATTGATTCATAAAACTCCTCTTTTCGATGCGCTATTTATTATTAAACCTGCCCGGTAAGCAATATACTATCGCTTTATGAACAAGATAATCGAATTACAGGAAACGAGTCCAAACTTTTGGAAGGCCAGGTATCGGGGAAACTATGGAACCTACACCATAAAAATAGAAACCGACGGCAAAAATACCCGGAATTTTTCATGCTCCTGCCCCAGTGACTATTATCCTTGCAAACATATCCCGATAGTGCAGGCATCTATCAATGAGCGTATTCACCGGAACAAGGTAAAACCTGAAAAGCCTGTGTTTGAGAGTGTGGTGAGGGGAATATCCTTGCATGATTTGCAGGAGTTTGTTATTCGTTTCGGATCGCACAATAGCTCATTCCAACAGGCTGTTTTGCTGGAATTAACTCCTCAACAAAAACAGCACGGAAATATTGATTATTCGGAAATCATACGTTGTGCCTTGGAGGATATCGATTTTGATATGGATGATATATACGATTATCATTACGACAGCTTTGAAATCGACGTTTTGGATCAATGGCTAAATAAGGCAAGAGAGTATATTGAACAGGATAATTGGAAGGAAGCAATCCTGATAGCCAAAGCCTGTCTTGAAGAGTATGCTGAATGGACGAGGAGAATTGATGTTGATCCGGATGGATATATCAGTGAAGAGTATTTGTATGGGCCATTCGATATTCTTGAAAAAGCATACGAAGCTGGTTGTTTAACAGCGGAAGAACTTTTGGCATATTGCAAAAAAGAGGTAGGAAAGAACAAATATGACAAGGTTACCCGGAATCTGTTTAACGATCTGCTAATGAATCTGACGCAAGATACCGATCCTGAAGCCTATATTTCGATGCAAGATAGGTTGTTCAGCAATCTTTCGGATAAAAGCTCTTATGAAGCCAAACAAATCCTGGAGCGGAAAATCGACTTTTATAAGCAGCGAGGAGACGCTCAGATCGCACGGAGAATACTTGAAGAAAATCTACAGATCGAAGACTTTCGTCAAATTATTGTCAAAGAGATGATCGCAGATAATAAATACAAGGAGGCGAAAAGATTGATCAATGAGTATATCCAAAGTAAAGATACGAACAACAGTTTTAATGGATATCATTCTTGCTGGGATGAATACCTGTTGGAAATAGCCCGGAAAGAAAGCAATACAAAAGAGATACGGAGAATATCCCGTAAGTTTATTGATAGGGCTTTTCACCTTACATATTACCGGCTCTATAAATCAACTTTTTCAGAAGACGAATGGGCTACGGAAAATGAGAAGTTGATAAAGCATTACCAGAAAGGGAACAATTGGTTTATCTCAAGTATTGCTGATATTTTTGTGGAAGAGAAACAGACTGCACGTTTATTGGCATACCTGACGAAACATCTCCGCTGTAATATTTTAGAACAATATTACAAGCATATAGCCGATGAGTTTCCGGAAGAAACAGTAGCCCTTTTCAAGCAAGCGGTTGATGAATACATGAGAAATACCGGTCGGGATGTATATGAAAACAGTGTCAAGCATTTCGAGTCGATGCTCAAAATAGATGGAGGTGAAAAGGTTGTAAGACAGATGATCGATGATTATCAATCGAGATACAAGCCCCGGAGAGCAATGATTGAGATATTTACACGGTTCAGTAAATCAAGACTGTGAACTTTTACATATTCTAAACTGTTTGGTTTTTGTCCGAAATTATTACTTTTTTTCGGACAGGAATTTTTTTATAATTGCATCTTCACAAATATTCCTTACCTTTGTGAGGTAGTTCATTGACAAAATTGCAGAAGGTTGAAAATCATCGAAAAAATCACGGGGACAATTCGTGGGCGTGGATTTTCAGGCTTTGCTAACATATTGGTCGGACGGTGATTGGCCTTGTGGTTCATATTCCGTCCATTATCAACAAATGGTTAAAGCGCTGACAATAAATTTTATATATTGGTTGTCAGCGCTCTTTTTTTGCTTTTTTCAGGTAAAAATACCTGCAATGAAAGATTATTCCATCCTTATTATTGATGAATTTCAGGAATTTGACAGTGAAAATTCGTCCATATTCAGTGATATTCAGAATCTATGGGATCGGGTTCTTCTTCAAAAGAATCCCTATTTTCTGAATGTCCCCTTCATGCGATAGCGGATAGTCCCCTGCATGTAATCATACCAGAAGGTGAACGTATTATTGCTGAATGTCGCTTCACCGTCTTTAATATCCATCACACCCCAGGAGTAGGGGATGTTTGTGCTTGTTCTAATGTTTCTAATTTTGAGTCCGCTCCGAAAAGTCGGAGTGATAATTTAGTTTAAAATTTTTTGTACAATAAATTTTATAAATCAGGTAAATTTCACCTGAAAAGTTCTTTGAAATATTTGCGTATATAGCTATTATTCACTACCTTAGTAGGGCTTAAAACTGTATAATATGTTCAAAAAATCGGACGAAAACCCTCAATTGGGCATTTTTTCATCACCGACGGAGTACTTCAGAGACTCTAAGAAGAAAGAATACCTAAAAAATGACTCCTGGCATAACCGGTTCCGAAACCATGTTGTAATGCGTGTGGATGAGTCTATTTTCAGACCACTTTATTCTAATGGAACGGGGGCTCCTAATGCCTCTATCCGTATTTTGGTCGGTATGATGATCCTCAAGGAAGGCCAGGGATGGAGCGACGCACAATTGTTTGAGAACTGCGCATACAATTTACTTGTTCGCAGTGCTCTGGGTCTGATGTCGTTAGAGGACGCTGAGCCTGTTTCATCCACTTACTACCTTTTCCGTCGCCATCTGGTTGACTATGCAAGGGAACACGGCGAAGACCTGTTCAAAAAGTGCCAGGGGCAAATCACCCGTGACCAGCTATTGGAGTTTGAGGTGAGCGGC
This window of the Proteiniphilum saccharofermentans genome carries:
- a CDS encoding RNA-binding domain-containing protein yields the protein MSIKEIIKQPEGRRLEFKETLPENADLANTIIAFANDAGGELYIGVRNDPREIVGLPEEELVKIEEQISNIIFDRCYPAILPDITFLTEDDKHIIRVTVYRGSALPYYRKDKGKLKGTYIRVGSSNRLADEEIIAELERRKRNISFDSELVMDKPARELNIENFKQEYQDKTGEALDTQALRKLELVKKVNGTEYPTNALVLFSDDELRRSLFPFVKVECARFKGVTSEEFIDQKSILTNIATQAEEAYNFVLRHINKGAVVEGIYTVSRWEYPVKAIRETIRNAVVHRDLSLSGKDIKVAIYDDMVEITSPGLLPPSIDYAAMESRQSDARNKVIAPVFKRMGIIDQWGNGLKLIADELKEYPQIEFRWKETGLSFQVQFVKLNYISEQEQQELGQELQGELQQELQQELQQELQQELYNPTLYSEVLFKIVDAPLSRKEISEALGQKQVSGQLYKILAKLTKDKLIENTIPGNKNHPKQKLRITKRGIIFLELLKK